From a single Poseidonibacter antarcticus genomic region:
- the hemC gene encoding hydroxymethylbilane synthase has protein sequence MEKLVIATRRSKLALWQSEFVKSELEKHYPNMEIVLQEFVTKGDKILDVPLAKIGGKGLFTKELEIAMLEGEAHLAVHSLKDVPTQFEDGLQLTAVTKRYDPRDALLSNKYASIEELPKGAIIGTTSLRRRMALKLLRPDIELKDLRGNINTRIAKLNAGEYDAIILAATGVQKLGIQNEVKYFVPISTDEMIPSMGQATLGVETTKDPEIVKLLSVLNDKNAQIESTIERGFVDTLQGGCQVPIGVKATILDDESIRVQAIVGLPDGSESISEDITADINNYESIGQTLAQTFLDQGAKDLLERAEKVAFK, from the coding sequence ATGGAAAAATTAGTAATTGCAACAAGAAGAAGTAAACTTGCCCTATGGCAATCAGAATTTGTAAAAAGTGAACTAGAAAAACATTATCCTAATATGGAAATAGTACTTCAAGAGTTTGTAACAAAAGGTGATAAAATTCTTGATGTGCCATTAGCAAAAATTGGTGGAAAAGGTTTATTTACAAAAGAGCTAGAAATTGCAATGTTAGAAGGTGAAGCACACCTAGCAGTTCACTCATTAAAAGATGTTCCAACACAATTTGAAGATGGTTTACAACTAACAGCAGTTACTAAAAGATATGATCCAAGAGATGCCTTGTTAAGTAATAAATACGCATCAATTGAAGAATTACCAAAAGGTGCAATAATAGGAACTACAAGTTTAAGAAGAAGAATGGCTTTAAAACTTTTACGTCCTGATATTGAACTAAAAGATTTAAGAGGGAATATTAATACTAGAATTGCAAAGTTAAATGCAGGTGAATATGATGCAATTATTTTAGCAGCAACTGGTGTTCAAAAATTAGGAATTCAAAACGAAGTAAAATATTTTGTTCCTATTTCTACAGATGAAATGATTCCTTCAATGGGACAAGCAACATTAGGAGTTGAAACTACAAAAGATCCTGAAATTGTAAAATTATTATCAGTTTTAAATGATAAAAATGCACAAATTGAATCAACTATTGAAAGAGGTTTTGTAGATACACTTCAAGGTGGTTGTCAAGTTCCTATTGGTGTTAAAGCTACAATTTTAGATGATGAATCTATTAGAGTTCAAGCAATTGTTGGATTACCTGATGGAAGCGAATCAATATCAGAAGATATTACTGCTGATATTAATAATTATGAAAGTATAGGACAAACTTTGGCTCAAACATTTTTAGACCAAGGTGCAAAAGATTTATTAGAACGTGCTGAAAAAGTAGCTTTTAAATAA
- a CDS encoding MetQ/NlpA family ABC transporter substrate-binding protein, which yields MLKNILKFALAATVVLGLTACNDSEESKKGAEKKVETKQTVIKIGATPVPHVEILEAVKPLLKAKGYDLQIVEFTDYVTPNIAVNEGELDANFFQHLPYLIEFNKNKNTDLIKTASVHLEPMGLYSHKIKALSELKDGASIAVPNDPTNESRALDILVKEGLLTFKDVDFKTAVDILENPKNLKIKELDAPQLPRVLDEVDAAIINTNYALAANLNPLKDAIVIESKDSPYVNIVVVKKGNENKEYIKALDEAINSDEIKKFIREKYKGSIVEAF from the coding sequence ATGTTAAAAAATATTTTAAAATTTGCACTTGCTGCAACGGTTGTTCTTGGATTAACTGCTTGTAATGATTCTGAAGAATCAAAAAAAGGTGCTGAAAAAAAAGTTGAAACAAAACAAACTGTTATTAAAATTGGAGCAACTCCTGTTCCTCACGTTGAGATTTTAGAAGCTGTTAAACCACTTTTAAAAGCTAAAGGTTATGATTTACAAATAGTTGAGTTTACTGATTATGTAACTCCAAATATTGCAGTAAATGAAGGTGAATTAGATGCTAACTTCTTCCAACATTTACCATATTTGATTGAGTTTAATAAAAATAAAAATACTGATTTAATTAAAACGGCAAGTGTTCATTTAGAGCCAATGGGATTATATTCTCATAAAATCAAAGCATTAAGTGAATTAAAAGATGGTGCAAGTATAGCTGTTCCAAATGACCCAACAAATGAGAGTAGAGCTTTAGATATTTTAGTTAAAGAAGGATTATTAACATTTAAGGATGTTGATTTTAAAACTGCTGTAGATATTTTGGAAAATCCAAAAAATCTTAAAATCAAAGAATTAGACGCACCACAATTGCCAAGAGTTTTAGATGAAGTTGATGCTGCTATTATTAATACAAATTATGCACTTGCAGCAAATTTAAATCCTTTAAAAGATGCAATTGTAATTGAGTCAAAAGATTCACCTTATGTAAATATTGTAGTTGTAAAAAAAGGCAATGAAAATAAAGAATATATCAAAGCCTTAGATGAAGCTATAAACTCAGATGAAATCAAAAAATTCATAAGAGAAAAATACAAAGGTTCTATCGTAGAAGCTTTTTAA
- the murI gene encoding glutamate racemase, which translates to MKVGIFDSGLGGLTVVSAISEIFKGAEIFYIADTAYAPYGEKTPEEILNRCDNITKYLIEKHNIDALIVACNTATSAAIKYLRNSFTNLIVIGTEPGIKPAILITKSLKVGVLATPATLKGSKYQGLVNDLSNIKKVQLFEQACIGLVEQIEKGEINSEKTYQMLVKWLNPMKKNSVDTIVLGCTHYPLISSIIRKIMQENINLIETGNAIANRLLSLSLQKGHINQGTLNISICHTGKININMIEKILENKNIQIRNCTI; encoded by the coding sequence TTGAAAGTAGGAATATTTGATTCTGGACTTGGAGGACTTACTGTTGTAAGTGCTATATCAGAGATATTTAAAGGTGCAGAAATCTTTTATATAGCTGATACTGCTTATGCTCCTTATGGGGAAAAAACACCCGAAGAAATCTTAAATCGTTGTGATAATATTACTAAATATTTAATAGAAAAACACAATATTGATGCTTTAATTGTTGCTTGTAATACAGCAACTTCAGCAGCTATAAAATACTTAAGAAATAGTTTTACTAATTTAATAGTAATTGGAACAGAACCTGGAATTAAACCCGCAATTTTAATAACTAAAAGTCTAAAAGTTGGAGTTTTAGCAACTCCTGCAACACTAAAGGGAAGCAAATATCAAGGTTTAGTAAATGACTTATCAAATATTAAAAAAGTCCAACTATTTGAACAAGCTTGCATAGGTTTAGTTGAGCAAATTGAAAAAGGTGAAATTAATTCAGAAAAAACATATCAAATGCTAGTAAAATGGTTAAATCCTATGAAAAAAAATAGTGTTGATACAATTGTTTTAGGCTGTACTCATTATCCTTTGATTTCAAGTATAATTAGGAAGATTATGCAAGAAAATATTAATTTAATTGAAACAGGAAATGCAATAGCAAATAGATTGTTATCATTAAGTTTGCAAAAAGGTCATATAAATCAAGGTACATTAAATATTTCAATATGCCATACAGGAAAAATTAATATAAATATGATAGAAAAGATTTTAGAAAATAAAAATATTCAAATTAGGAATTGTACAATATGA
- a CDS encoding hydrolase — MRINVEDTVFCLVDVQERLYPHVTNKDEIEKNLITLVKGLKIHNVPFIVNEQYKKGIGETIPSLRELVDEDPHFEKTSFSCCKNESTLEALKSSNKKVVIVAGIETHVCVLQTCIDLLEENFQVVLVTDCVTSRKQNDTDVAIKRLVQAGVIPTTYESLLFELTVNAKNPVFKEISSLIK, encoded by the coding sequence ATGAGAATTAATGTTGAAGATACAGTATTTTGTTTAGTTGATGTACAAGAAAGATTATACCCACACGTAACAAACAAAGATGAAATTGAAAAAAATCTTATTACACTTGTTAAAGGTTTAAAAATTCACAATGTTCCTTTTATTGTAAATGAACAATATAAAAAGGGAATAGGTGAAACAATTCCAAGTTTAAGAGAACTTGTAGACGAAGATCCTCATTTTGAAAAAACATCTTTTTCTTGTTGTAAAAATGAAAGTACTTTAGAAGCACTAAAATCATCTAATAAAAAAGTTGTAATAGTTGCAGGAATTGAAACTCACGTTTGTGTATTACAAACTTGTATTGATTTACTTGAAGAGAATTTTCAAGTTGTATTAGTTACAGATTGTGTAACATCTAGAAAACAAAATGATACAGATGTGGCTATAAAAAGATTAGTTCAAGCAGGTGTTATTCCAACAACTTATGAATCACTATTATTTGAATTAACAGTAAATGCAAAAAATCCAGTATTTAAAGAAATATCATCTTTAATAAAGTAG
- a CDS encoding DNA polymerase III subunit gamma/tau: MSGIQEDRKVLALKYRPHRFEDLVGQSTVSQTLSLALDSNRLSHAYLFSGLRGSGKTSTARIMAKALLCSEGPTSKPCEVCDNCKSANENRHLDIIEMDAASNRGIDDIKDLIEHTKYKPSSARFKVFIIDEVHMLTPQAFNALLKTLEEPPGFVKFILATTDPLKLPATILSRTQHFRFNKIANSDVIHHLAHILNEENLEFDTDALEIISRSGQGSLRDTLTLLDQAIIFSRGRITTSTVVDMLGLIDPKVMDDVFSVVLSSGDISPIIKELENYDVSQICDEMSIYLKHKMLEKDARYDLLFFDRFFRILGDAKQLLAINSDGGFVLILTLMKMIEATNIKTLEEIISDVEDIKTKVVPIEKKVIKEIAKKEHILEDNIPETKIEEVTDADKVLIESTSMVDLSVIDSIPQVSYPTPFDDLPKTKEIENTQDSIKVEPVIQEEHKEVNISQEVEVVPIEEPKIEEKNDLYELLTSKVYDRDYSLGECFEKNFIFNGYENNKLSILSYAKDDDRKFLYKHFALIRTFTQDVYGKDVELDFKKDEASLNKKVVAKREQKKEIVQKIKQEARVEENIELNNQNTSSMIEEVEMGSGCVADMHKSSAPTPAQKELQLDDVINSPMLNRAKELFDIRKITVKTRS; encoded by the coding sequence ATGAGTGGAATACAAGAAGACAGAAAAGTTTTAGCTTTAAAATATAGACCTCATAGATTTGAGGATTTAGTAGGACAAAGCACAGTATCACAGACTTTATCTTTAGCATTAGATTCAAATAGATTATCCCATGCTTACCTTTTTTCTGGACTTAGAGGAAGTGGAAAGACTTCAACTGCTAGAATTATGGCAAAAGCTTTACTTTGTAGTGAGGGTCCAACTTCAAAACCTTGTGAGGTTTGTGATAATTGTAAAAGTGCAAATGAAAATAGACATCTTGATATTATAGAAATGGATGCAGCTTCAAATCGTGGTATTGATGATATTAAAGATTTGATTGAACATACAAAATATAAACCAAGTTCTGCAAGATTTAAAGTATTTATAATCGATGAAGTTCATATGTTAACTCCACAAGCATTTAATGCTTTATTAAAAACACTAGAAGAACCTCCTGGTTTTGTGAAATTTATTTTAGCAACTACTGATCCTTTAAAATTACCTGCAACGATTTTATCTAGAACTCAACATTTTAGATTTAATAAAATTGCAAACTCTGATGTGATTCATCATTTAGCACATATTTTAAATGAAGAAAACTTAGAGTTTGACACAGATGCTTTAGAAATAATATCAAGAAGTGGACAAGGAAGTTTAAGAGATACCTTAACATTACTTGACCAAGCGATAATTTTTTCACGTGGAAGAATAACAACTTCAACTGTAGTTGATATGTTAGGTCTTATTGACCCAAAAGTTATGGATGATGTATTTTCAGTAGTTTTATCTTCAGGTGATATATCACCTATTATAAAAGAGTTAGAAAACTATGATGTCTCACAAATTTGTGATGAAATGAGTATTTATTTAAAACATAAAATGCTTGAAAAAGATGCTAGATATGATTTATTATTTTTTGATAGATTTTTTAGAATTTTAGGTGATGCTAAACAACTTCTAGCAATCAATTCTGATGGTGGTTTTGTACTGATTTTAACATTAATGAAAATGATTGAAGCTACTAATATAAAAACATTAGAAGAAATAATTTCAGATGTAGAAGATATTAAAACTAAAGTTGTTCCAATTGAGAAAAAGGTTATTAAAGAAATAGCAAAAAAAGAGCACATTTTAGAAGATAATATCCCTGAAACAAAAATAGAAGAGGTGACTGATGCTGATAAAGTTTTAATAGAATCTACTTCTATGGTTGATTTATCCGTAATTGACTCAATTCCTCAAGTGTCTTATCCTACACCATTTGATGATTTACCTAAAACAAAAGAAATAGAAAATACACAAGACTCAATAAAAGTAGAACCAGTTATTCAAGAAGAACATAAAGAAGTAAATATTTCGCAAGAAGTTGAAGTAGTTCCTATAGAAGAACCAAAAATAGAAGAAAAAAATGATTTATATGAATTATTAACATCAAAAGTTTATGATAGAGATTATTCTTTGGGTGAATGTTTTGAAAAAAACTTTATTTTTAATGGATATGAAAACAATAAATTATCTATTCTTTCATATGCAAAAGATGATGATAGAAAGTTTTTATATAAACATTTTGCATTGATTAGAACTTTTACACAAGATGTATATGGGAAAGATGTTGAATTGGACTTTAAAAAGGATGAAGCCTCCTTAAATAAAAAAGTTGTTGCAAAAAGAGAACAGAAAAAAGAGATAGTTCAAAAAATTAAGCAAGAAGCTAGAGTAGAAGAAAATATTGAATTAAATAATCAAAATACTTCATCAATGATTGAAGAAGTAGAAATGGGTTCAGGATGTGTTGCTGATATGCATAAAAGTTCAGCACCAACTCCTGCACAAAAAGAGTTACAACTAGATGATGTTATAAATTCTCCTATGCTAAATAGGGCAAAAGAACTCTTCGATATTAGAAAAATAACTGTAAAAACGAGGTCTTAG
- a CDS encoding methionine ABC transporter ATP-binding protein, producing the protein MININNLNKHYGNTKVLNNISIDIKKGEIFAIVGHSGAGKSTLMRCINGLENYTDGSLVVNNKEIKTLKKYELREFRKNIGMIFQHFSLIQRKTVFENVALPMQLWGYKKDEILKKVNDLLSLVGLEEKKDSYPNQLSGGQKQRVAIARALTLDPEILLSDEATSALDPNTTTSILDLLKQINEKLNITIVLVTHEMEVVKQIAQKALLLEHGNIIGFDATEELFLKPDIKMKEFLGEIEVVPNEGVNIKIYFPKDNASQSFITKMARQLNMDFNIVWGKLEEINTHIVGNMVINIENKDKEKVLSYIKEHKIIWEVL; encoded by the coding sequence ATGATAAATATAAACAATTTAAATAAACACTATGGAAATACAAAAGTTTTAAATAATATTTCTATTGATATAAAAAAAGGTGAGATTTTTGCAATAGTAGGACATAGTGGTGCTGGAAAATCGACTCTTATGAGATGTATAAATGGACTTGAAAATTATACTGATGGTTCACTAGTAGTAAATAATAAAGAGATAAAAACTCTTAAAAAATATGAATTAAGAGAGTTTAGGAAAAATATTGGAATGATTTTTCAACACTTTTCACTAATTCAACGAAAAACAGTATTTGAAAATGTTGCTTTACCAATGCAACTTTGGGGATATAAAAAAGATGAGATTTTAAAAAAAGTAAATGATTTATTATCACTTGTTGGATTAGAAGAAAAAAAAGATTCTTATCCAAACCAATTAAGTGGAGGACAAAAACAAAGAGTTGCAATTGCACGTGCTTTGACATTAGATCCTGAGATTTTACTTTCAGATGAAGCTACATCTGCACTTGATCCAAATACTACTACTTCTATTTTGGATTTATTAAAACAGATAAATGAAAAATTAAATATTACTATTGTTTTAGTAACGCACGAAATGGAAGTTGTGAAACAAATCGCTCAAAAAGCTTTGTTGTTGGAGCATGGAAATATTATTGGTTTTGATGCAACAGAAGAGTTATTTTTAAAACCTGATATAAAAATGAAAGAGTTTTTAGGTGAAATTGAAGTTGTTCCAAATGAGGGTGTAAATATAAAAATTTATTTCCCAAAAGATAATGCTTCTCAATCATTTATTACAAAAATGGCAAGACAACTTAATATGGATTTTAATATTGTATGGGGAAAACTTGAAGAGATAAATACACATATTGTTGGAAATATGGTTATAAATATTGAAAATAAAGATAAAGAAAAAGTTCTAAGTTATATAAAAGAACATAAAATCATTTGGGAGGTATTATAA
- a CDS encoding thioredoxin domain-containing protein yields MKKVSKVLTLAVLLTSSLFASVSDDNVIKFEKKRIAQNPNVEIEKISINMKKELPLDGWFGYILDVEAKVDNKTINAKDIVFSDGRYISLDLLDAKNGKSLKDLVTPDLSAKYYDKSKLIAGNDKSKDKIVVFSDPLCPFCMDYIPDIIKHVNKNKDSIALYYYHFPLLRLHPASGPLSKLMELGKEKGIKDIELKVYETNWDDYFTVKETDVKKIVSGFNKVFKTSFTQEDVSSIDLIDSMEKDMEMGEEVMVQGTPTIFINGEKDTQKTKYKDLGKNK; encoded by the coding sequence ATGAAAAAAGTATCAAAAGTACTAACACTTGCTGTTTTACTAACAAGTAGTTTATTTGCGAGTGTAAGTGATGATAATGTAATAAAATTTGAAAAGAAAAGAATAGCCCAAAATCCAAATGTTGAAATAGAAAAAATTAGTATTAATATGAAAAAAGAATTACCACTAGATGGTTGGTTTGGATATATTTTAGATGTTGAAGCTAAAGTTGATAACAAAACTATAAATGCTAAGGATATTGTATTTTCTGATGGTAGATATATCTCACTTGATTTATTAGATGCTAAAAATGGGAAATCTTTAAAAGATTTAGTGACACCAGATTTAAGTGCTAAATATTATGATAAATCAAAATTAATTGCAGGTAATGATAAGTCAAAAGATAAAATTGTAGTTTTTTCTGATCCTTTATGTCCATTTTGTATGGATTACATACCTGATATAATTAAACACGTAAATAAAAATAAAGATTCTATTGCTCTATATTATTATCATTTTCCATTATTAAGATTACATCCAGCATCAGGACCTTTATCAAAATTAATGGAATTAGGAAAAGAAAAAGGTATTAAAGATATTGAATTAAAAGTATATGAGACTAATTGGGATGATTATTTTACTGTAAAAGAAACAGATGTAAAAAAAATAGTATCAGGGTTTAATAAAGTATTTAAAACATCATTTACACAAGAAGATGTTTCATCAATTGATCTTATTGATTCTATGGAAAAAGATATGGAAATGGGTGAAGAAGTAATGGTTCAAGGAACTCCAACAATATTTATTAATGGAGAAAAAGATACACAAAAAACTAAATATAAAGATTTAGGAAAAAATAAATAA
- a CDS encoding methionine ABC transporter permease, which yields MFDILFPALGETVYMSFVSTFLALIIGFFLAIILTLTSKGGLRENLKIYSILDVVINTLRSFPFIILMIVLFPVTKFLIGKSIGTSAAIIPLTIGAAPFVARLIESALKEVEIGVIEAAKSFGASDFQIIFKVMLVEAMPAIISAITLTLITVIGFSAMAGAVGGGGLGDVAIKYGYYRFQTDTMIYTVLILIALVQVVQSLGDYLYKITKK from the coding sequence ATGTTTGATATTTTATTCCCAGCTTTGGGTGAAACTGTTTATATGTCATTTGTTTCTACATTTTTGGCACTTATAATTGGATTTTTTCTAGCAATTATTTTAACACTAACTTCAAAAGGTGGATTAAGAGAGAACTTGAAAATATATTCAATTCTTGATGTTGTAATAAATACTTTACGGTCATTCCCTTTTATTATTTTAATGATTGTGTTATTTCCTGTTACAAAGTTTTTAATAGGAAAAAGTATAGGAACTAGTGCTGCTATTATTCCTCTTACAATTGGGGCTGCTCCTTTTGTTGCAAGATTAATTGAAAGTGCTTTAAAAGAAGTAGAAATTGGTGTGATTGAAGCTGCAAAATCTTTTGGAGCAAGTGATTTTCAAATTATTTTCAAAGTAATGCTAGTTGAGGCAATGCCCGCTATTATTTCAGCGATTACACTTACTTTGATTACTGTAATTGGTTTTTCTGCAATGGCAGGTGCTGTTGGTGGTGGAGGTTTAGGAGATGTGGCTATCAAATATGGATACTATAGATTTCAAACTGATACGATGATTTATACTGTACTAATTTTAATCGCCTTAGTACAAGTTGTACAAAGTTTAGGCGATTATTTATATAAAATTACAAAAAAATAA
- the rho gene encoding transcription termination factor Rho, translating into MEESKTQNKTKSPRKARTHIPVEGYKIEQLRELGLEELLNIAKQLDVENPQELKRQDLMFNILKSQIDAGGFILFTGILEIKDGGFGFLRAIDGNFSDTSNDSYVSATQIRKFALRTGDIVSGQVRPPNKDSEKYNALLKIEAINYLPIKESKNRPLFDNLTPLYATEKFKFEYESKRMTGRMLDLFTPMGKGQRGLIVAPPKTGKTELLKDLAHGIAKNHPECTLMVLLIDERPEEVTDMQRCVKGEVYSSTFDLPAHNHVRVAEIVIEKAKRLVEMKKDVVILLDSITRLARAYNTVTPSSGKVLSGGVDANALHKPKRFFGAARNIEEGGSLTIISTALIETGSKMDEVIFEEFKGTGNSEVVLSRNAANKRVYPALDIIKSGTRKEELLLTPEILQKTWILRNAIASMDEVEALKFLYSKMLKTKNNSEFFAGMNE; encoded by the coding sequence ATGGAAGAGTCAAAAACTCAGAATAAAACAAAAAGTCCTAGAAAAGCTAGAACGCATATTCCTGTTGAAGGATATAAAATTGAGCAATTAAGAGAACTTGGATTAGAAGAACTTTTAAATATTGCAAAACAACTAGATGTAGAAAATCCCCAAGAATTAAAAAGACAAGATTTAATGTTCAACATTTTAAAATCTCAAATTGATGCAGGTGGATTTATTTTATTTACTGGAATTCTAGAAATAAAAGATGGTGGATTTGGTTTCCTTCGAGCAATTGATGGAAACTTCTCTGATACCTCAAATGATTCTTATGTAAGTGCAACACAAATTAGAAAATTTGCACTTAGAACTGGAGATATTGTCTCAGGGCAAGTTAGACCTCCTAATAAAGATAGTGAAAAATACAATGCTTTATTAAAAATCGAAGCTATAAATTACTTACCTATAAAAGAATCTAAAAACAGACCATTATTTGACAACTTAACTCCTCTATATGCTACAGAAAAATTTAAATTTGAATATGAATCAAAAAGAATGACAGGCCGAATGCTTGATTTATTCACACCAATGGGAAAAGGGCAAAGAGGTTTAATTGTTGCACCTCCTAAAACTGGTAAAACAGAATTATTAAAAGACTTAGCTCACGGTATTGCAAAAAATCATCCAGAATGTACATTAATGGTTTTATTAATTGATGAAAGACCAGAAGAAGTTACTGATATGCAAAGATGTGTAAAAGGTGAAGTTTATTCTTCTACTTTTGATTTACCTGCGCATAATCATGTAAGAGTTGCTGAAATCGTAATTGAAAAAGCAAAAAGACTTGTAGAAATGAAAAAAGATGTAGTTATTTTATTGGACTCTATTACAAGATTAGCACGTGCATATAATACTGTTACACCATCTTCTGGAAAAGTACTTTCAGGTGGAGTTGATGCAAATGCTTTACATAAACCTAAAAGATTTTTTGGGGCTGCACGTAATATTGAAGAGGGTGGTTCTTTAACTATTATTTCAACTGCTTTAATTGAAACTGGTTCAAAAATGGATGAAGTTATTTTTGAAGAGTTTAAAGGAACTGGAAATAGTGAAGTTGTATTATCAAGAAATGCAGCAAACAAAAGAGTTTATCCAGCACTTGATATTATTAAATCAGGAACAAGAAAAGAAGAATTACTTCTTACTCCTGAAATTTTACAAAAAACTTGGATACTTAGAAATGCAATTGCTTCAATGGATGAAGTTGAAGCTCTTAAATTCTTATATTCTAAAATGCTAAAAACAAAAAATAATTCAGAATTTTTTGCAGGAATGAACGAATAA
- the gdhA gene encoding NADP-specific glutamate dehydrogenase, translating to MEYIKEIFKYLKRTSPAQNEFYQAAEEILISLKPLIEKYPQYKKHKIIERIVEPERQILFRVNWLDDNGEIQVNKGFRIEFNSALGPYKGGLRFHPSVNAGVIKFLGFEQIFKNALTGLQIGGGKGGSDFDPKGKSDNEIMRFCQAFMSELFRHIGASTDVPAGDIGVGAREIGYMFGMYKKLTNKYEGVLTGKSLNWGGSLARKEATGYGCVYFAKYMLADCGETLKDKKCLVSGSGNVAIYTIEKLYHLGALPITCSDSRGMILDEEGIDLDLLKELKENKRLSLSEYTKFKPSAKYTPIAEYEKGRNNVWSTPCYAAFPCATQNELNIKDAKKLLENGCKCVCEGANMPSTPDAVDLFVERKIAYGPGKAANAGGVSVSQLEMAQNASMLKWTFEEVDTKLDGIMENIFQTASTTAKEFNEPSNLVLGANIAGFRKVADAMIEQGLV from the coding sequence ATGGAATACATAAAAGAAATATTTAAGTATCTAAAAAGAACAAGCCCTGCACAAAATGAGTTTTATCAAGCTGCTGAAGAAATTTTAATCTCATTAAAACCGCTAATTGAAAAATATCCACAATACAAAAAACATAAAATTATAGAAAGAATTGTTGAACCAGAAAGACAAATACTATTTAGAGTTAATTGGCTTGATGATAATGGTGAAATACAAGTTAATAAAGGTTTTAGAATTGAGTTTAATTCTGCACTCGGACCATATAAAGGTGGTTTAAGATTCCACCCAAGTGTTAATGCTGGTGTAATTAAATTTTTAGGTTTTGAACAAATCTTTAAAAATGCACTAACAGGTCTTCAAATTGGTGGAGGAAAAGGTGGAAGTGACTTTGATCCAAAAGGTAAATCTGACAATGAAATAATGAGATTCTGTCAAGCTTTTATGAGTGAATTATTTAGACATATTGGAGCTAGTACAGATGTTCCTGCTGGTGATATTGGAGTAGGTGCTAGAGAAATTGGATATATGTTTGGAATGTATAAGAAACTTACAAATAAATATGAAGGTGTATTAACTGGGAAATCTCTTAATTGGGGTGGTTCACTAGCTAGAAAAGAAGCTACTGGATATGGCTGTGTTTATTTTGCTAAATATATGTTAGCAGATTGTGGTGAAACATTAAAAGATAAAAAATGTCTTGTATCTGGATCTGGAAATGTAGCAATATATACAATTGAAAAACTATATCATTTAGGTGCTTTACCAATTACTTGTAGTGATTCAAGAGGTATGATTTTAGATGAAGAAGGAATTGATTTAGACTTATTAAAAGAGCTAAAAGAGAATAAAAGATTAAGTCTAAGTGAATATACAAAGTTTAAACCAAGTGCAAAATATACACCTATTGCAGAGTATGAAAAAGGAAGAAATAATGTATGGTCAACTCCTTGTTATGCTGCATTCCCATGTGCTACTCAAAATGAATTAAATATAAAAGATGCAAAAAAATTACTAGAAAATGGCTGTAAATGTGTTTGTGAAGGTGCAAATATGCCTTCAACTCCTGATGCTGTTGATTTATTTGTTGAAAGAAAAATTGCTTATGGTCCAGGAAAAGCAGCAAATGCTGGTGGAGTTTCTGTAAGTCAATTAGAAATGGCACAAAATGCATCAATGCTTAAATGGACTTTTGAAGAAGTTGATACAAAACTTGATGGTATAATGGAAAATATTTTCCAAACTGCAAGTACTACTGCAAAAGAATTTAACGAGCCTTCTAATCTTGTATTAGGAGCTAATATTGCTGGATTTAGAAAAGTTGCAGATGCAATGATTGAGCAAGGTTTAGTTTAA